The genomic stretch ATGTCGTCGATCCCGACGAAGAATTCACGGCCGGCCGTTTTGTGACCCTGTCCCAAGAGGCTGTATCTTCCATCGGCCGCCGTGGTCATCATCCCCTGCTCGTGGGGGGCACCGGCCTGTATATCAAGACGCTTACGGCAGGATTGCTGGAGGCGCCCCCCGCTGACGAGGCGCTACGCCTCCGTTTGACTGATCTTGAAGAGCAGTACGGGGAGGGAACCCTCCATGCACGGCTGCAACAGGTGGATCCGGCCCTGGCCGAAAAGCTTTCCCCCCGAGACCGGGTGCGCCTTGTCAGAGCCTTGGAAGTCTTTCAATTGACAGGGCAGCGGCTGTCCGAACTGCAGGCGAGGCATGGTTTTGCCGACACCCCCTTCCGCCTGCTTAAAATCGGGGTCCGGGCCGAGCGGGACACTTTGTACCGTCGCATTGACGAGAGGGTCCACCGGATGGTGGCAGAAGGCCTGGTGGCCGAGGTCGAGGCGCTACTTGCCAAGGGATATTCGTCCCACCTCAAGTCGATGCAGACGATCGGCTACCGGGAGATTATCCGTTTTTTACATGGGGACTTTTCCCTGGATGAGGCCATCTCGCGGATTCAACAGGAGAGCCGCCGTTACGCGAAAAGGCAAATGACCTGGTTCCGACGTGATTCCTCCATTATTTGGGT from Desulfuromonas sp. KJ2020 encodes the following:
- the miaA gene encoding tRNA (adenosine(37)-N6)-dimethylallyltransferase MiaA yields the protein MAAVLTHDGPQPLVVICGPTASGKTALALELAQKFPVEIISADSRQVYRGMDIGTAKATRAERAAVPHHLIDVVDPDEEFTAGRFVTLSQEAVSSIGRRGHHPLLVGGTGLYIKTLTAGLLEAPPADEALRLRLTDLEEQYGEGTLHARLQQVDPALAEKLSPRDRVRLVRALEVFQLTGQRLSELQARHGFADTPFRLLKIGVRAERDTLYRRIDERVHRMVAEGLVAEVEALLAKGYSSHLKSMQTIGYREIIRFLHGDFSLDEAISRIQQESRRYAKRQMTWFRRDSSIIWVDSSRESDKIHELMECFYVAS